A single window of Thermococcus celericrescens DNA harbors:
- a CDS encoding UvrD-helicase domain-containing protein: protein MTASALTSTPYVVKIYGPPGTGKTRALKNLVEWMTGINPEVKEELMEKGFPEEFLESVFGKYDVSEIAFVTFQNSALKEFVEERINMSLEEDRRAGKPLRYFRTVHGLCQTLLTDFEVSDWKVISRRMGGLGPERWFQIFAAQQRKKDPSFRFDPDAMGAANPFEKANYLWQVKSRVINREYHKLEGEKIHLRILDELPPSLHDHYFDWLMFKKEKRIKDFDDMLMDAYDALKAGEIYLPTKVLIVDEFQDLSPLQFEIFKMLARDKELVVIAGDDWQTIFTWMGASPEFLINYPADLELMLKRTFRLPERVLKKALSYAKEKLRNGVYKEMVSTGKRGAVGVLYRVSTKKEADLDLLAGVIIGELKRGHSVFVLTRTNAQALHFFGELYKRGFKPKTLKRSSRWKKRVSKVGDFFDVIHSIIEVESGSPTREDFKRVAWVTGLISEEEFDEDLPLVEYIRPNWKGNIQLDKVQEIWGRLAKRFLEKIINDGIKPMEGIPEDYELYVDTIHASKGREADVVFLINEMPTRNWRKYLRTPEEVEAEARVWFVGMTRARKGLLIINTDKPFTL from the coding sequence ATGACTGCCTCGGCTCTCACTTCTACTCCGTATGTTGTCAAGATTTATGGCCCGCCAGGGACTGGCAAGACGAGAGCTCTTAAGAACCTTGTTGAGTGGATGACAGGAATTAATCCAGAGGTTAAGGAGGAACTGATGGAGAAGGGCTTTCCAGAGGAGTTCTTGGAAAGTGTGTTCGGGAAGTATGATGTTTCAGAGATTGCGTTCGTTACGTTCCAGAATTCAGCCCTTAAGGAGTTTGTCGAAGAGAGAATCAATATGAGCCTTGAGGAAGACAGGAGGGCCGGAAAGCCGTTGAGGTATTTCAGGACGGTGCACGGGCTTTGCCAGACGCTCCTTACAGATTTCGAGGTGAGCGATTGGAAGGTGATTTCGAGGCGCATGGGTGGACTCGGCCCGGAGAGGTGGTTCCAGATTTTCGCGGCCCAGCAGAGGAAGAAGGACCCGAGCTTCAGGTTCGACCCGGACGCGATGGGGGCGGCGAACCCGTTTGAGAAGGCGAATTATCTCTGGCAGGTGAAGAGTAGGGTAATAAACAGAGAGTACCACAAGCTCGAGGGAGAGAAGATTCATCTGAGGATTTTGGACGAGCTTCCACCGAGTTTGCACGACCATTATTTCGACTGGTTGATGTTCAAGAAGGAGAAGAGGATAAAGGACTTCGATGATATGCTGATGGACGCTTATGACGCCCTCAAGGCGGGAGAGATTTATCTCCCGACCAAAGTCCTCATCGTGGACGAGTTTCAGGATTTAAGCCCGCTCCAGTTCGAGATTTTCAAGATGTTGGCAAGGGATAAGGAGTTGGTGGTCATTGCAGGCGATGATTGGCAGACCATTTTCACATGGATGGGTGCAAGCCCAGAGTTCCTCATTAATTACCCAGCGGATCTGGAGCTTATGTTAAAGCGGACGTTCAGGTTGCCCGAGAGGGTGCTCAAAAAGGCTCTCAGTTATGCAAAGGAGAAGCTCAGAAACGGTGTTTACAAGGAGATGGTGAGCACAGGAAAGAGGGGTGCAGTAGGCGTCCTTTATCGGGTTTCGACGAAGAAAGAGGCCGACTTGGACTTGTTGGCAGGGGTAATTATTGGCGAGTTGAAGAGAGGTCACTCGGTCTTTGTTCTCACGAGGACGAATGCTCAGGCGTTGCACTTTTTCGGTGAACTTTACAAGAGGGGGTTCAAGCCGAAGACCCTTAAGAGGTCTTCCCGATGGAAGAAAAGAGTCTCAAAGGTTGGGGATTTCTTTGACGTGATCCATTCAATTATTGAGGTAGAAAGCGGGTCCCCAACGAGGGAGGATTTCAAGAGAGTGGCGTGGGTTACAGGTCTTATCTCAGAAGAGGAGTTCGACGAAGACTTGCCGCTCGTAGAGTATATCAGACCTAATTGGAAGGGGAATATTCAGTTGGATAAAGTTCAGGAGATTTGGGGCAGATTGGCGAAGCGGTTCCTTGAGAAGATCATCAATGACGGCATAAAGCCGATGGAGGGCATTCCAGAGGATTACGAGCTTTACGTGGACACAATTCACGCCAGTAAGGGTCGTGAAGCGGATGTAGTATTCCTCATTAATGAGATGCCCACCCGGAACTGGAGAAAGTATCTCCGGACGCCAGAGGAGGTTGAAGCGGAAGCTCGCGTATGGTTCGTGGGGATGACGAGAGCCCGGAAGGGGTTACTTATTATCAACACGGACAAGCCGTTCACTCTTTGA
- a CDS encoding DUF302 domain-containing protein, translated as MIEEKFVFEGNFEEAEAKVKEAMPKAGFGVVWEQNFTEVVRNKLGIEMPKYKTLGLCNAKVFYDLYQRNKTIGVVAPCHLLLYEDDGKVRAVLGVPEEYWDEEVMAEPFKKVIEILHEIGFKPPTAM; from the coding sequence ATGATTGAGGAGAAGTTCGTGTTCGAGGGCAACTTTGAGGAGGCTGAGGCAAAGGTCAAGGAAGCCATGCCAAAGGCCGGGTTTGGAGTCGTCTGGGAGCAGAACTTCACTGAAGTCGTCAGAAACAAGCTCGGTATTGAAATGCCAAAGTACAAGACTCTCGGCCTCTGCAACGCAAAGGTATTCTACGACCTCTACCAGAGGAACAAAACCATCGGCGTCGTTGCCCCCTGCCACCTGCTCCTCTACGAGGATGACGGCAAAGTCCGTGCCGTCCTCGGAGTTCCCGAAGAATACTGGGACGAGGAGGTCATGGCCGAACCGTTTAAGAAAGTCATTGAAATCCTCCACGAGATTGGATTCAAACCGCCCACTGCAATGTAA
- a CDS encoding tyrosine-type recombinase/integrase, whose amino-acid sequence MREAVSSLNANLDQIKIVRRTRGGTYGIPISEVEMYISELKSKDVSKKHKQKQIKWIQEFLRILPTTGGDSEPLYVENPEPTYVVSARIIEDYLEHLDSLKGRYGQNLGYKAKMDRISTVRRFLRELGVDDREIIGRLKMLEDELRRKWKTHIAMNPKTVTKEDVDSLFNALEAAYEDEEIGEEQYCKALAFLLLLATTGRRKEEIARAHIEWFDFEANIMKLPHSVTKVGRQLKETEGFEVIPLHPETAACLKMYARKFGHLIKANDGYLFAVPTRKAENPTFWDAMIKKHPRLRVQLRYSPGTLTPKLLRKFFIQHWYEKNGNELILKKIVGHSPTVVHDLHYARGIRPEKVIEEYQKVLGKTSFLTKKQRAMVARYLPRKRGKKRRKRRK is encoded by the coding sequence ATGAGAGAGGCGGTAAGCAGTTTGAATGCAAATCTTGATCAGATCAAAATTGTCAGGAGGACACGCGGAGGCACCTACGGGATTCCAATCAGCGAAGTCGAGATGTACATCTCCGAACTGAAGTCCAAGGACGTCAGCAAAAAGCACAAACAGAAGCAGATCAAATGGATACAGGAATTCCTTCGAATACTACCCACTACCGGTGGGGACTCAGAGCCACTGTACGTGGAGAACCCAGAGCCAACGTACGTGGTCAGTGCCAGAATTATCGAGGATTACTTGGAGCACCTGGACTCACTCAAGGGGAGGTATGGCCAGAACCTCGGATACAAGGCCAAAATGGACAGAATCTCAACGGTCAGAAGATTCTTAAGAGAGCTGGGAGTTGACGACCGGGAAATCATTGGCAGACTCAAAATGCTGGAAGATGAACTACGACGAAAATGGAAGACTCACATCGCAATGAACCCCAAAACCGTCACAAAAGAAGACGTTGACAGCCTCTTCAATGCGCTCGAAGCCGCATATGAAGATGAAGAGATTGGGGAAGAACAGTACTGCAAGGCCCTTGCATTTTTGCTACTGCTGGCAACAACGGGGCGCAGAAAGGAGGAAATCGCACGGGCTCACATTGAATGGTTCGATTTCGAGGCCAACATAATGAAGCTCCCACACAGCGTTACCAAGGTCGGACGACAGCTGAAGGAGACTGAAGGCTTTGAGGTGATTCCACTCCACCCTGAAACAGCAGCCTGCCTTAAGATGTACGCCAGGAAGTTTGGGCACTTAATTAAAGCAAACGACGGCTACCTCTTTGCAGTACCTACAAGGAAAGCAGAGAATCCAACGTTTTGGGATGCGATGATTAAGAAGCATCCGCGTCTCAGAGTCCAGCTCCGCTACAGCCCGGGAACTCTCACGCCAAAGTTGCTGAGAAAGTTCTTCATCCAGCACTGGTACGAAAAGAACGGCAATGAGCTTATCCTCAAGAAGATCGTTGGTCACTCCCCCACAGTGGTTCACGATCTTCATTATGCCAGAGGGATTCGTCCAGAGAAGGTCATCGAGGAGTATCAGAAGGTTCTTGGGAAGACGAGCTTCCTCACGAAGAAGCAACGGGCAATGGTCGCCAGGTATCTTCCAAGGAAGCGTGGAAAGAAACGTCGCAAAAGGAGGAAATGA
- a CDS encoding DUF262 domain-containing protein, whose amino-acid sequence MKIFLKPEVWPIQQFIENITERDNYYLPSFQRDYVWDEDDVKSLIDSIIRGYPIGAIILWKPSDKEFIKGDPFSIPLIDTDGDNGGDYYYVIDGQQRLTSLLLLFNEWKIQRNGEEISLEPISLYPTPHGGYRLYKSDKRGIDISLLLKVFAEPGMSSLQIYNKLIARYSEDYIKKAEPIIKRILEYKIPVYIMSTTREDPETVMEMAQAFIRINKEGVRIGNVELMLSLLAGKMGGLIRDTIYTSYKEIRDTGFEIQIQPLIRLVLSNFGFGQSQISHVERFASSLDTLAKYPADQIKPTLDKSVNAFKLAVRFIQRELPLPSAQLLPSQQTLVPLAKYFYTENITEFNNLSPEEIDKIKHWFILLNFIGYYSTSPDSKLEADLRVITESSGYFHITNS is encoded by the coding sequence ATGAAGATCTTTCTCAAGCCAGAAGTGTGGCCAATCCAGCAATTTATTGAGAACATAACTGAGAGAGACAATTATTATCTCCCATCTTTCCAGAGGGATTATGTCTGGGACGAAGACGATGTAAAGTCCCTTATTGATTCAATAATCCGAGGATACCCGATTGGTGCAATAATATTATGGAAGCCATCAGATAAAGAGTTCATTAAAGGTGATCCTTTCTCCATTCCACTTATTGATACGGATGGAGACAATGGTGGTGATTACTACTACGTTATTGATGGACAGCAGAGGTTAACGTCATTGTTACTACTTTTTAATGAGTGGAAGATTCAGAGAAACGGAGAAGAGATATCTCTCGAACCAATTTCACTTTATCCAACCCCCCATGGCGGTTACAGATTGTACAAAAGCGACAAACGTGGGATTGATATTTCTCTTTTACTCAAAGTCTTTGCAGAGCCTGGAATGAGCTCCTTGCAGATCTACAATAAGCTTATTGCCAGATACAGTGAAGACTACATCAAAAAAGCGGAACCAATTATCAAGCGGATTCTTGAATACAAGATTCCAGTCTACATCATGAGTACGACCAGAGAAGACCCAGAAACTGTAATGGAAATGGCTCAGGCCTTCATACGAATAAATAAGGAAGGAGTACGCATTGGAAACGTCGAGCTCATGCTTTCCCTTCTTGCTGGAAAAATGGGTGGGCTGATACGGGATACCATATACACGAGCTACAAGGAAATAAGAGATACTGGCTTTGAGATTCAAATTCAGCCACTTATCAGACTGGTTCTCTCAAACTTTGGTTTTGGTCAGTCCCAAATCTCTCATGTTGAAAGATTTGCCTCAAGTCTTGACACACTCGCCAAGTATCCAGCCGATCAAATAAAACCAACACTGGACAAGTCGGTTAATGCGTTTAAACTTGCAGTCAGATTTATACAGAGAGAACTGCCACTACCAAGTGCCCAGCTCCTTCCATCCCAACAAACACTGGTCCCACTCGCAAAGTACTTTTACACTGAAAACATCACCGAGTTTAACAATCTGTCCCCTGAGGAGATTGACAAGATAAAACACTGGTTCATTCTGTTAAACTTCATCGGATACTACTCCACCAGTCCCGACTCAAAACTTGAAGCAGACTTGAGGGTAATCACTGAAAGTAGTGGCTATTTCCATATCACGAACTCTTAA
- a CDS encoding GmrSD restriction endonuclease domain-containing protein, with product MNVLKRSGRQYLFILYLLMAQNGADDWAGHPITRVPYKDLARHHIFPKEFLNQNLVIDDPTDKEIAINNLGNITLIDKHMNSEIGDLPLHNEDAQRYSGEDRGYISKIGLSESTLEKHFIPLDPDLWKLENYEEFLRERMELIYSALKRTYPRITG from the coding sequence GTGAATGTGTTGAAGAGAAGCGGAAGGCAGTATCTGTTCATTCTTTATCTCCTCATGGCTCAGAATGGCGCCGATGATTGGGCCGGCCACCCAATTACAAGAGTTCCTTACAAGGACCTTGCCCGCCACCATATATTCCCGAAGGAATTCCTTAACCAGAATCTGGTGATTGATGATCCAACAGACAAGGAGATTGCAATAAACAATCTGGGCAATATAACCCTCATTGACAAACACATGAACTCTGAAATTGGTGATCTACCTCTTCACAATGAAGACGCACAGAGATACTCCGGAGAAGACAGAGGATACATATCAAAAATCGGTCTGAGCGAGAGCACCCTGGAGAAACACTTCATCCCCCTGGATCCAGACCTCTGGAAACTGGAGAATTATGAAGAATTCCTGAGAGAAAGAATGGAATTAATATACTCCGCTCTGAAGAGAACATACCCCAGGATTACTGGATGA
- a CDS encoding tyrosine-type recombinase/integrase: MGPGPGFEPGLGDPQPQNALFGQQAFQKPQNQKTKNSLPATIQGNSNESDRYIITKKHVDLLLLELKANNVAQHHLNFVTRTIQRFLDNTTNHGEYWSFTVEDLISHLQKIQKQYSPSFYRKNVTYLKKLFRIAGIPLENHLKTPRYIGVDMTVITLRDVQNLTKTIQKLQLARDPELSDLIANKMILGLLIMATGGLRVYELTSLPLSYIDITKRTISVPPEVAKTGQPRMTFITPEVQALLRKYVKKYEPNPNEPVISYFSLEKPFIRKQELANQPIRPKHMRKFFSQEWDRRNGNATVKKLLMGHSIRGDINALHYSHHTPESLQRVYDKVFGKLKFNVKLL; encoded by the coding sequence ATGGGGCCAGGGCCGGGATTTGAACCCGGGCTAGGGGATCCACAGCCTCAGAATGCTTTATTCGGGCAACAGGCGTTCCAAAAGCCACAAAACCAAAAAACAAAGAATTCCCTTCCTGCAACAATACAAGGAAATTCCAACGAGTCTGACAGATACATCATCACAAAAAAGCACGTGGACCTTTTGTTACTGGAATTAAAAGCAAACAACGTCGCTCAGCACCATCTGAACTTTGTAACAAGAACGATACAAAGATTCCTTGACAATACAACAAATCACGGCGAATACTGGTCTTTCACCGTCGAAGACTTAATTTCGCACCTTCAGAAGATTCAAAAACAATATTCGCCATCATTCTACCGAAAAAATGTGACGTACCTCAAAAAGCTCTTCAGGATTGCAGGCATTCCTCTCGAGAACCATCTCAAGACTCCCCGATACATCGGCGTTGACATGACAGTCATTACATTAAGAGACGTTCAAAATTTGACGAAAACAATCCAGAAACTTCAGCTGGCGAGAGATCCAGAGCTCTCAGACTTGATCGCCAACAAAATGATTCTCGGACTTTTGATAATGGCAACAGGCGGTTTAAGAGTGTACGAACTTACGAGCTTGCCCCTCTCCTACATTGACATTACCAAGCGCACAATAAGTGTTCCACCGGAAGTCGCCAAGACCGGCCAACCGCGGATGACCTTCATCACTCCCGAAGTTCAAGCACTCCTGAGAAAATACGTTAAAAAATACGAGCCAAACCCCAATGAGCCGGTCATATCTTACTTCAGCCTTGAAAAGCCATTTATCCGAAAACAGGAGCTTGCAAATCAGCCAATCCGGCCGAAACACATGAGAAAGTTCTTCTCACAGGAGTGGGACAGACGAAACGGCAACGCAACGGTCAAAAAACTCCTCATGGGCCACTCCATACGAGGAGACATAAATGCTCTTCACTACTCCCACCACACGCCAGAGAGCCTTCAAAGGGTTTATGACAAGGTCTTTGGGAAATTAAAATTCAATGTGAAGCTTTTGTAG